A region of uncultured Draconibacterium sp. DNA encodes the following proteins:
- a CDS encoding electron transfer flavoprotein subunit beta/FixA family protein, translating into MKAYNIIVLAKQVPDTRNVGKDAMKADGTINRAVLPAIFNPEDLNALEQALRIKDQFPESKINILTMGPGRAADIIREGLYRGADGGILLTDRAFAGSDTLATSYAIGQALKKMGKIDMIIAGRQAIDGDTAQVGPQVAEKLGMLQITYVEEVLEVKDKSVTVKRRLENGVETAKCPMPLVMTVNGSAPDCRARNAKRIMKFKKARTVTELQKENEDYTALYNEHPDLMIQEWTVNDIETDASQLGLTGSPTKVKTVENVVLQAKDSKVISAADNEIEAMMVELIKSHTIG; encoded by the coding sequence ATGAAGGCTTATAACATTATTGTTTTGGCGAAGCAGGTTCCCGACACAAGAAATGTGGGGAAAGATGCTATGAAGGCTGACGGGACGATAAACAGGGCTGTGCTTCCTGCCATCTTTAATCCCGAGGATTTGAACGCCCTCGAACAAGCACTACGCATTAAAGATCAATTTCCTGAATCAAAAATCAATATTCTAACCATGGGGCCGGGTAGGGCTGCCGATATTATTCGCGAAGGTTTATATCGCGGTGCCGACGGTGGTATTTTGCTAACCGACCGTGCTTTTGCCGGTTCGGATACATTGGCAACATCGTATGCCATTGGACAGGCGTTGAAAAAAATGGGTAAAATTGATATGATCATCGCAGGTCGTCAGGCTATCGATGGTGATACTGCCCAGGTTGGCCCTCAGGTGGCCGAAAAGCTGGGTATGTTGCAAATAACATACGTTGAAGAGGTGCTGGAGGTAAAAGACAAATCGGTTACCGTAAAACGCCGTTTAGAGAATGGTGTGGAAACAGCAAAATGTCCGATGCCTTTGGTAATGACTGTTAACGGCTCAGCTCCTGATTGCCGTGCGCGTAATGCCAAACGGATTATGAAATTCAAAAAGGCAAGAACAGTTACCGAACTTCAAAAAGAAAATGAAGACTATACTGCATTGTACAACGAACACCCTGACCTGATGATTCAGGAATGGACCGTTAACGATATTGAAACTGATGCATCGCAGCTTGGTCTTACCGGCTCGCCAACCAAAGTGAAAACGGTTGAGAATGTTGTTCTTCAGGCAAAAGATTCGAAAGTAATTTCGGCTGCCGACAACGAAATTGAGGCCATGATGGTTGAGTTAATTAAGAGTCACACAATTGGCTAA
- a CDS encoding electron transfer flavoprotein subunit alpha/FixB family protein, translated as MSSVFVYCEIEDGQVADVSQELLTKGRTLANELKCKLEAIAIGSKIDKVGDQIIPYGVDTLYIADDERLFPYQTLPHTSIVVNLFKEQKPQIALMGASSIGRDLGPRVSSALHSGLTADCTSLVIGDHYDKKQDKNYENLLYQIRPAFGGNIIATIINPDCRPQMATVREGVMKKEILDPKYKGKVVKLDVAKYVSDEDFVVEIIERHMEKSKVNVKGAPIVVAGGYGVGSKENFKLLYDLAEVLGGEVGASRAAVDSGLAGHDRQIGQTGITVRPKLYIACGISGQIQHRAGMEDSAQIIAINTDPDAPINAIADYVITGDVAEVIPKMIKYYKKNTK; from the coding sequence ATGAGCAGCGTATTTGTTTATTGCGAAATAGAAGATGGCCAGGTAGCTGATGTTAGTCAGGAATTGCTAACCAAGGGACGTACCCTGGCAAATGAATTAAAATGTAAACTGGAAGCCATTGCTATCGGGAGCAAAATCGATAAAGTTGGCGATCAAATAATTCCTTACGGTGTAGATACACTTTACATTGCAGACGATGAGCGTTTGTTCCCTTACCAGACTTTGCCACACACTTCAATTGTGGTGAACCTGTTTAAAGAGCAAAAGCCTCAGATCGCTTTGATGGGAGCTTCGTCGATTGGTCGTGATTTAGGACCACGCGTTTCATCGGCATTGCACAGTGGTTTAACAGCCGACTGTACCAGCCTTGTAATTGGCGATCATTACGATAAAAAACAAGACAAGAATTACGAAAACCTCCTTTACCAGATTCGTCCGGCTTTTGGAGGAAACATCATTGCAACCATTATCAACCCCGATTGCCGTCCGCAAATGGCAACCGTGCGCGAGGGTGTAATGAAAAAAGAGATTCTTGATCCGAAATACAAAGGAAAAGTTGTAAAACTTGATGTTGCTAAATATGTAAGCGACGAAGATTTCGTGGTTGAGATTATTGAGCGCCACATGGAAAAAAGCAAGGTGAACGTTAAAGGTGCACCGATTGTTGTTGCCGGTGGTTATGGTGTAGGATCGAAAGAGAACTTCAAGTTGTTGTATGATTTGGCAGAAGTACTGGGTGGCGAAGTTGGTGCTTCGCGTGCGGCGGTCGACTCTGGTTTGGCAGGTCACGATCGCCAGATCGGACAAACAGGTATTACCGTTCGTCCAAAACTGTACATTGCCTGCGGTATCTCGGGGCAAATTCAGCACCGTGCCGGAATGGAAGATTCAGCACAGATCATCGCGATCAATACCGACCCTGATGCTCCGATTAATGCAATAGCCGACTATGTAATTACCGGAGATGTGGCAGAGGTCATTCCTAAAATGATCAAGTATTATAAAAAGAACACCAAGTAG
- a CDS encoding acyl-CoA dehydrogenase family protein, producing the protein MANYYTDNSELKFHLNHPLMKEIVRLKEREYTFKDEFDFAPLDYEDAIDSYDRVLEVVGEICGNIVSENAESIDAEGPEVIDGHVKYARGTEENIKALNQAGLMGMSLPYKYEGLNFPIVPYIMAADIVSRADAGFVNIWGLQDCAETINEFASEEQKEKYLPRVCNGDTMAMDLTEPDAGSDLQAVQLKATWNEEKQVWLLNGVKRFITNGDGDISLVLARSEAGTTDGRGLSMYIYDKQSGGVTVRRIEHKMGIIGSPTCELVFKDAPAELVGSRKMGLIKYVMALMNGARLGIAAQSVGVCEAAYREAMAYAKERMQFGKAIIKFPAVYEMLSLMKAKLDASRTLLYETSRFVDMYKTYMHIAEERKLEKEERDEMKKYQRLADIFTPLVKGMASEYSNQLAYDAVQIHGGSGFMKDYPVERIYRDARITSIYEGTTQLQVVAAIRGVTTGGYLNQIRTYEAEKVSPTLEHLKRTLIILTADYEEAVKKVTAAGDNEFVDFHARRLVEMAGHIIMSYLLLLDTNREASFLKSTKNYIAFAKAQVKAHAEFIRASELSDVGDYKFEM; encoded by the coding sequence ATGGCAAATTATTATACAGATAACAGCGAGTTAAAATTTCACCTGAATCACCCGTTAATGAAAGAGATCGTTCGGTTAAAAGAACGTGAATATACTTTCAAGGATGAATTTGATTTTGCTCCACTGGATTACGAAGATGCAATTGACAGTTACGATCGTGTGCTGGAGGTTGTTGGCGAAATTTGCGGAAACATTGTTTCTGAAAATGCCGAAAGTATTGATGCTGAAGGACCGGAAGTAATCGACGGACACGTAAAATATGCCCGAGGAACCGAGGAAAACATCAAAGCATTGAACCAGGCCGGATTGATGGGAATGTCGTTGCCTTACAAATACGAAGGTTTGAACTTCCCGATTGTGCCTTATATTATGGCAGCCGATATTGTATCGCGCGCCGATGCCGGTTTTGTAAATATTTGGGGTTTGCAGGATTGTGCCGAAACCATTAACGAATTTGCTTCGGAAGAGCAAAAAGAAAAATACCTGCCACGTGTGTGCAACGGCGACACTATGGCAATGGACTTAACCGAGCCGGATGCCGGTTCCGACTTACAGGCGGTGCAGTTAAAAGCTACCTGGAACGAGGAGAAACAAGTTTGGTTGCTGAATGGTGTGAAACGATTCATCACCAACGGCGACGGCGATATTTCGCTTGTTTTGGCCCGCTCGGAAGCCGGAACAACTGACGGCCGTGGTTTGTCGATGTATATTTACGACAAACAATCGGGTGGAGTAACCGTTCGTCGTATCGAGCACAAAATGGGTATTATTGGTTCGCCAACCTGCGAATTGGTATTCAAAGATGCTCCGGCCGAATTGGTTGGATCGCGTAAAATGGGACTGATCAAATACGTTATGGCGTTAATGAACGGTGCTCGTTTGGGTATTGCAGCGCAGTCGGTGGGAGTTTGTGAAGCAGCTTACCGCGAAGCTATGGCATACGCCAAAGAACGTATGCAGTTCGGAAAAGCGATCATTAAATTCCCGGCTGTTTACGAAATGCTTTCGCTGATGAAAGCCAAACTGGATGCTTCGCGTACTTTGTTGTACGAAACTTCGCGTTTTGTTGATATGTACAAAACCTACATGCACATTGCCGAAGAGCGTAAACTGGAGAAAGAAGAGCGCGACGAAATGAAAAAGTATCAGCGTTTGGCTGATATCTTTACACCACTTGTAAAAGGTATGGCGAGCGAATACAGTAACCAGCTGGCTTACGATGCGGTTCAGATTCATGGTGGATCGGGCTTTATGAAAGACTACCCGGTTGAACGTATCTACCGCGATGCCCGTATTACTTCAATTTACGAAGGAACTACTCAGCTGCAGGTTGTTGCTGCCATCCGTGGTGTAACAACAGGCGGTTACCTGAACCAGATTCGTACTTACGAAGCTGAAAAGGTTTCGCCAACATTAGAGCACCTGAAACGTACGCTTATTATTTTAACTGCCGATTACGAAGAAGCAGTTAAAAAAGTAACTGCTGCAGGCGACAACGAGTTTGTTGATTTCCATGCACGTCGTTTGGTTGAAATGGCAGGCCACATTATTATGAGCTACCTGTTGTTGCTGGATACCAACCGCGAGGCTTCGTTCCTGAAATCGACGAAAAACTATATCGCTTTTGCAAAAGCACAGGTAAAAGCACATGCCGAGTTTATCCGTGCATCGGAATTAAGCGACGTAGGTGATTACAAATTTGAAATGTAA